The nucleotide sequence TTCCTTCATTTCTTATGCAATATCACTAATGTACTAATTGAAATACCTCATTGTCCACCATTCTTTCTGAATCCAAGTCAGCCTTATTGGCCACTAAAACAGTCACCAAATTTGGATTTCCTAGTACCACAAACACAGCATTAGACCGCTCCTACAAGTCCCAAAAGTACAACAGATATGACGACaatttggatttttcattttcgaCTGCACAAGCTCAGTGTTTCTGTACATAATActcataattatatatatatatatatatatatatatatatatatatatatatgtatatacacacacacaaacgTGTGCGTGTATTTCATATCAATGAATacaaattttatgaaaattacataGATGATATTCACAAAGGTGCCTAAATTatcaaaaagaaaattaaaaaaaattcaaattattgaaaaataatcatGAATGTAATCACATTTATCTAACTCAATAAAAGAAGATCTCTACTCTACAAATACCTTATTATTTGTACTTTCTTTAGGGATAGATAGATTTAGGTTCTCACGCCATCCTTCTAGGTAGATTCGATCATTATCACGATAAAGAGATTATACATGCTAAAATATTTTGTTTCTTCCTTTAGCTCAATAATGATGGGTTAATATCAGTTAGCCATGTATCCCTAACTTGATATTTACATGCAATATCTATCCGCTAGATAGATTTATCAATCCTACAAGGAATTACAAAACTCTACGACAACACTTTATGGAAATGTTTTATTAacattttttaaacaaaaatagcTTAAAATAGCTAACATTTCAAACATATATCCAAACTCGTCGAAAATTAAGAACCTCGACCCTAGTATTTCGAATTTTGCCACATAAAGTAGAGTAGAGGGACTTTTTGTTCATTTTCCACATCGGAACTTTCATCTTCGTTTCTTTAGATTCAAAACGTAAGCCAGTCAAATTGTACCAATTTTGCTTACCTTGTCTTTGGAGCTGTTGCACCCACTTTTTAGCTCTTTCAAATGAATCCTGAACCCAATAGATTGATTTAATCCAGTTAAATGACAAATTTGATAAAAGTATTCACCAATAGTAAAACGAGAATTTAACGTTaagttatttttaaaataaaaaatgtataaaaatatGGTAACAGGAAAGCAGATAGATCCGGGGTACCTTGCTAGTGATATCATAGACTACAACAGCAGCTGCTGCACCACGGTAGTACATGGGAGCTAAACTGTGGTACCGCTCTTGTCCTGCAGTGTCCCATATGTCAAACTTGATGGTTGCTTCATTTAGAGAAAGTAGCTGAGTAAAGAAGGCTGCTCCAATTGTTGGCTCCTACAAGTTTCAATCATGTGATAAAAAGAAAGATATTCACGGAAACTAATTCAGAATTGGTTATGCATGCATTTGACCAAACCTGGAAGTCAAAGAATTGTCCTTTGACAAATCTTAACACT is from Nicotiana tabacum cultivar K326 chromosome 18, ASM71507v2, whole genome shotgun sequence and encodes:
- the LOC107796376 gene encoding ras-related protein RHN1-like isoform X2; translated protein: MGTGKTSLVLRFVKGQFFDFQEPTIGAAFFTQLLSLNEATIKFDIWDTAGQERYHSLAPMYYRGAAAAVVVYDITSKDSFERAKKWVQQLQRQGNPNLVTVLVANKADLDSERMVDNEEGDQYAKENGLLFFETSAKTAQNINELFHVIAKRLASAAPARLGGMKLGSTTGEGERRLFCCSA
- the LOC107796376 gene encoding ras-related protein RHN1-like isoform X1, producing MATRRNKNIQAKLVLLGDMGTGKTSLVLRFVKGQFFDFQEPTIGAAFFTQLLSLNEATIKFDIWDTAGQERYHSLAPMYYRGAAAAVVVYDITSKDSFERAKKWVQQLQRQGNPNLVTVLVANKADLDSERMVDNEEGDQYAKENGLLFFETSAKTAQNINELFHVIAKRLASAAPARLGGMKLGSTTGEGERRLFCCSA